Proteins co-encoded in one Montipora capricornis isolate CH-2021 chromosome 12, ASM3666992v2, whole genome shotgun sequence genomic window:
- the LOC138026097 gene encoding uncharacterized protein has protein sequence MQIWRHFSNCAIVSEVVSFSTCARCTFGVVAHSFRARDLHTDRVDPSEVWFDVNNLESMKRQDLQALCKKCGLKANSKTTKLKSDLRDFYVQHVTDSSSILHYPFIVPDKVPSPTPSKSKRKSFIPSGSVPDRNQSLFCQVEPPSHWISGEMGKLSMVVKSKGILCKTVGEYKGNNIEETKGDSPMSNRDTYLTKSASVSAVLNSTSNKLYMISRWQKQQIENMGKEKFAEYRKTLSNSGLKFHSAIQDILQGEANESDHFPNLISGLIQSVAKTEILSSLKKHKIIATEEYVTHSFIGYSGTFDALAIYDGVPCVIEWKTSQKHKPSLESCYDAPLQVVAYAGAINSHPVMRIPVTNCMIVIAHHDGSKADIHWMDLQTCEKLWRNWLLKVLKYKRITEGPKQND, from the coding sequence atgcaaatttgGAGACATTTTTCTAATTGTGCCATTGTCTCTGAAGTGGTTTCCTTTTCCACGTGTGCTCGATGTACCTTTGGGGTTGTTGCTCATTCATTTAGAGCTCGAGATCTTCACACAGATCGAGTGGACCCATCTGAAGTATGGTTTGACGTGAATAACCTGGAATCAATGAAACGTCAGGATTTGCAGGCACTTTGCAAGAAATGTGGTCTAAAAGCCAACAGCAAAACAACTAAGTTGAAAAGTGATTTAAGAGACTTTTATGTGCAGCATGTCACTGATTCGTCCTCTATCCTTCACTATCCGTTCATTGTTCCAGATAAGGTACCGTCACCAACACCAAGCAAATCGAAGAGGAAATCTTTTATTCCAAGCGGATCTGTTCCAGACAGGAACCAAAGCTTGTTTTGCCAAGTAGAACCTCCAAGCCATTGGATAAGTGGAGAGATGGGGAAGCTCAGTATGGTTGTTAAATCAAAGGGGATACTGTGTAAAACTGTTGGGGAATATAAGGGTAATAATATAGAAGAAACTAAAGGTGACAGCCCTATGAGTAACAGAGATACATACTTAACAAAAAGTGCAAGTGTCTCAGCTGTTTTGAATAGCACTTCCAACAAATTATACATGATCAGCCGTTGGCAGAAACAGCAAATCGAAAATatggggaaagaaaaatttgcgGAATACAGGAAAACACTGTCAAATAGTGGGCTCAAATTCCACTCAGCTATTCAAGACATTTTgcaaggtgaggctaatgaaagtGATCATTTCCCAAACCTGATTTCTGGATTGATCCAAAGTGTAGCTAAAACAGAGATTTTAAGTAGTCTTAAGAAGCACAAAATAATTGCTACTGAAGAGTATGTAACACACTCTTTTATTGGTTACTCTGGTACATTTGATGCTCTAGCTATATATGATGGAGTACCCTGTGTAATTGAATGGAAAACATCACAGAAGCATAAACCTTCCCTGGAAAGCTGCTATGATGCTCCATTGCAAGTTGTCGCTTATGCAGGAGCAATTAACTCGCATCCAGTTATGCGAATTCCTGTTACAAATTGCATGATTGTTATTGCTCATCATGATGGCTCAAAAGCTGACATTCATTGGATGGATCTTCAGACTTGTGAAAAATTATGGCGGAACTGGTTGCTCAAAGTTTTAAAGTACAAGAGAATTACTGAAGGTCCAAAGCAAAATGATTAA
- the LOC138026762 gene encoding RNA transcription, translation and transport factor protein-like, translated as MYRRKLKALGHHNPEGFDVHNEEEVRNLVVWLEDQKIRLYKIEEREQLRDTKNSGWLKALRKYLDDLTCPVNISQKLSVLDWLLAHAVRLEYAENVEKYNSMGQKDEKQQGGDKSSLDDSLINLSVDNPDLKAGVTSLSKLLNLPHHPDHFVLLQAVRSLIEGKLSQESPKSGKKSGKKVDIIPLNQVKLGFDSGDSAINEAAKIIRLLHLTELRELQTRINEAIVAVQAITANPKTDQSLGRVGV; from the exons ATGTACCGCCGAAAGCTCAAGGCTTTGGGGCATCATAATCCGGAAGGTTTCGATGTACACA ATGAAGAAGAAGTAAGGAATCTAGTAGTTTGGCTGGAGGATCAGAAAATTAGGCTATACAAAATTGAGGAACGAGAACAACTTAGAGATACAAAGAACAGTGGATGGCTAAAAGCATTAAGAAAG tacTTAGATGACTTGACGTGTCCAGTGAACATCTCGCAGAAACTGAGTGTACTAGATTGGCTGCTGGCACATGCTGTCAGGCTTGAATATGCAGAAAATG TTGAAAAGTACAACAGCATGGGACAAAAAGACGAAAAACAACAAGGAGGAGACAAATCATCTCTTGATGACAGTCTTATTAATCTCTCAG TCGACAATCCGGATCTCAAGGCTGGAGTGACGTCTTTGTCTAAACTGCTTAATTTACCCCACCACCCTGACCACTTTGTTCTCCTACAG GCTGTTCGTTCTCTCATTGAGGGGAAACTGTCACAAGAAAGTCCAAAATCTGGTAAAAAATCT GGTAAAAAGGTAGATATCATCCCTCTTAACCAGGTCAAGTTGGGATTCGATTCTGGAG ACTCGGCAATAAACGAAGCAGCTAAAATAATCCGCTTATTACACTTGACAGAGCTAAGGGAACTCCAGACCAGGATAAACGAAGCTATAGTGGCTGTACAAGCAATAACTGCAAATCCAAAGACTGACCAGTCACTTGGACGGGTTGGCGTGTGA
- the LOC138025951 gene encoding UPF0764 protein C16orf89 homolog isoform X3 has translation MCNLFTLIYQEENGTARLGSAMYKQVARLLKRASHISVDALTTLQDSSPWYYNLVGYAVSQPWHTVRRHNTVNPNLVTRFTMGQLSNDILQRYESCLARLLGSPLHGGKPCDVTSECWNLMIRPGEVGYMLTHQALYFMLGEQRGCLGKLLTKTTKPKLQLIYDRICSNIYNQLVMIEKNRPTKRVDADLMMEQIVVCGLMGYYGFLTPQRLRAVLKWQRPSGCYGDLASKENLAERESKRTMRRLLVKKDLPDGCESHITGVGTALLSIYLRVLLEKNALLTKNHIRAFDFEH, from the exons ATGT GTAACCTTTTCACCTTAATCTATCAAGAAGAAAACGGGACAGCACGTCTTGGATCTGCTATGTACAAGCAAGTCGCTCGTCTTCTGAAACGTGCTTCTCATATCAGTGTAGATGCCTTGACAACTCTACAAGACTCCAGCCCATGGTATTACAACTTAGTTGGGTATGCTGTGTCCCAGCCATGGCATACAGTGCGACGTCATAACACAGTAAACCCCAACCTGGTCACCAGATTTACAATGGGCCAACTATCCAATGATATCTTACAAAGATACGAATCATGTTTAGCAAGACTTCTTGGTAGCCCTTTGCATGGTGGGAAGCCTTGTGACGTCACCTCAGAATGCTGGAATTTGATGATAAGACCGGGGGAGGTTGGATACATGTTGACACATCAAGCACTTTACTTTATGCTCGGTGAGCAGAGAG GGTGCCTTGGTAAACTCTTGACGAAGACAACGAAACCTAAGCTACAATTGATATATGACCGAATCTGCTCTAATATCTACAATCAGCTGGTAATGATTGAAAAAAATCGTCCAACGAAAAGAGTTGACGCTGATCTGATGATGGAGCAAATTGTAGTCTGTGGATTGATGGGATATTATGGATTTTTAACACCACAACGATTGAGGGCTGTGTTAAAGTGGCAGCGACCCAGTGGTTGCTATGGAGACTTAGCGAGCAAGGAAAATTTGGCTGAACGAGAAAGCAAAAGGACAATGAGAAGATTACTGGTGAAAAAGGATTTACCAG aTGGCTGTGAATCCCACATAACAGGCGTTGGAACTGCTCTTCTCTCCATTTACCTTCGAGTTTTGCTTGAAAAGAATGCACTGTTAACCAAAAATCATATCCGCGCATTTGATTTTGAGCATTAA
- the LOC138025951 gene encoding UPF0764 protein C16orf89 homolog isoform X2 gives MKYIYSPLLRTHENDKVNMKIAGIFLALLFSQGGAARNGSIEGKERWSSSSELKPVVLALQKVFSFYEQNGDILNLDAYFGLRIAQEENGTARLGSAMYKQVARLLKRASHISVDALTTLQDSSPWYYNLVGYAVSQPWHTVRRHNTVNPNLVTRFTMGQLSNDILQRYESCLARLLGSPLHGGKPCDVTSECWNLMIRPGEVGYMLTHQALYFMLGEQRGCLGKLLTKTTKPKLQLIYDRICSNIYNQLVMIEKNRPTKRVDADLMMEQIVVCGLMGYYGFLTPQRLRAVLKWQRPSGCYGDLASKENLAERESKRTMRRLLVKKDLPDGCESHITGVGTALLSIYLRVLLEKNALLTKNHIRAFDFEH, from the exons atgaaatatatatatagccCTTTGCTGAGGACACACGAAAATGATAAAGTCAACATGAAAATAGCGGGCATTTTTCTAgcacttttgttttctcaaggtGGTGCAGCAAGAAATGGCAGTatagaaggaaaagaaaggtgGTCTAGTAGCAGTGAGCTGAAGCCAGTGGTGTTGGCTTTGcagaaagtgttttctttttacgaGCAAAATGGCGATATTTTAAATCTGGATGCGTATTTCGGTCTCCGAATCGCCCAAG AAGAAAACGGGACAGCACGTCTTGGATCTGCTATGTACAAGCAAGTCGCTCGTCTTCTGAAACGTGCTTCTCATATCAGTGTAGATGCCTTGACAACTCTACAAGACTCCAGCCCATGGTATTACAACTTAGTTGGGTATGCTGTGTCCCAGCCATGGCATACAGTGCGACGTCATAACACAGTAAACCCCAACCTGGTCACCAGATTTACAATGGGCCAACTATCCAATGATATCTTACAAAGATACGAATCATGTTTAGCAAGACTTCTTGGTAGCCCTTTGCATGGTGGGAAGCCTTGTGACGTCACCTCAGAATGCTGGAATTTGATGATAAGACCGGGGGAGGTTGGATACATGTTGACACATCAAGCACTTTACTTTATGCTCGGTGAGCAGAGAG GGTGCCTTGGTAAACTCTTGACGAAGACAACGAAACCTAAGCTACAATTGATATATGACCGAATCTGCTCTAATATCTACAATCAGCTGGTAATGATTGAAAAAAATCGTCCAACGAAAAGAGTTGACGCTGATCTGATGATGGAGCAAATTGTAGTCTGTGGATTGATGGGATATTATGGATTTTTAACACCACAACGATTGAGGGCTGTGTTAAAGTGGCAGCGACCCAGTGGTTGCTATGGAGACTTAGCGAGCAAGGAAAATTTGGCTGAACGAGAAAGCAAAAGGACAATGAGAAGATTACTGGTGAAAAAGGATTTACCAG aTGGCTGTGAATCCCACATAACAGGCGTTGGAACTGCTCTTCTCTCCATTTACCTTCGAGTTTTGCTTGAAAAGAATGCACTGTTAACCAAAAATCATATCCGCGCATTTGATTTTGAGCATTAA
- the LOC138025951 gene encoding UPF0764 protein C16orf89 homolog isoform X1 — MKYIYSPLLRTHENDKVNMKIAGIFLALLFSQGGAARNGSIEGKERWSSSSELKPVVLALQKVFSFYEQNGDILNLDAYFGLRIAQGNLFTLIYQEENGTARLGSAMYKQVARLLKRASHISVDALTTLQDSSPWYYNLVGYAVSQPWHTVRRHNTVNPNLVTRFTMGQLSNDILQRYESCLARLLGSPLHGGKPCDVTSECWNLMIRPGEVGYMLTHQALYFMLGEQRGCLGKLLTKTTKPKLQLIYDRICSNIYNQLVMIEKNRPTKRVDADLMMEQIVVCGLMGYYGFLTPQRLRAVLKWQRPSGCYGDLASKENLAERESKRTMRRLLVKKDLPDGCESHITGVGTALLSIYLRVLLEKNALLTKNHIRAFDFEH, encoded by the exons atgaaatatatatatagccCTTTGCTGAGGACACACGAAAATGATAAAGTCAACATGAAAATAGCGGGCATTTTTCTAgcacttttgttttctcaaggtGGTGCAGCAAGAAATGGCAGTatagaaggaaaagaaaggtgGTCTAGTAGCAGTGAGCTGAAGCCAGTGGTGTTGGCTTTGcagaaagtgttttctttttacgaGCAAAATGGCGATATTTTAAATCTGGATGCGTATTTCGGTCTCCGAATCGCCCAAG GTAACCTTTTCACCTTAATCTATCAAGAAGAAAACGGGACAGCACGTCTTGGATCTGCTATGTACAAGCAAGTCGCTCGTCTTCTGAAACGTGCTTCTCATATCAGTGTAGATGCCTTGACAACTCTACAAGACTCCAGCCCATGGTATTACAACTTAGTTGGGTATGCTGTGTCCCAGCCATGGCATACAGTGCGACGTCATAACACAGTAAACCCCAACCTGGTCACCAGATTTACAATGGGCCAACTATCCAATGATATCTTACAAAGATACGAATCATGTTTAGCAAGACTTCTTGGTAGCCCTTTGCATGGTGGGAAGCCTTGTGACGTCACCTCAGAATGCTGGAATTTGATGATAAGACCGGGGGAGGTTGGATACATGTTGACACATCAAGCACTTTACTTTATGCTCGGTGAGCAGAGAG GGTGCCTTGGTAAACTCTTGACGAAGACAACGAAACCTAAGCTACAATTGATATATGACCGAATCTGCTCTAATATCTACAATCAGCTGGTAATGATTGAAAAAAATCGTCCAACGAAAAGAGTTGACGCTGATCTGATGATGGAGCAAATTGTAGTCTGTGGATTGATGGGATATTATGGATTTTTAACACCACAACGATTGAGGGCTGTGTTAAAGTGGCAGCGACCCAGTGGTTGCTATGGAGACTTAGCGAGCAAGGAAAATTTGGCTGAACGAGAAAGCAAAAGGACAATGAGAAGATTACTGGTGAAAAAGGATTTACCAG aTGGCTGTGAATCCCACATAACAGGCGTTGGAACTGCTCTTCTCTCCATTTACCTTCGAGTTTTGCTTGAAAAGAATGCACTGTTAACCAAAAATCATATCCGCGCATTTGATTTTGAGCATTAA